One Cryptomeria japonica chromosome 9, Sugi_1.0, whole genome shotgun sequence genomic window carries:
- the LOC131858307 gene encoding uncharacterized protein LOC131858307, with protein sequence MGLWGWGCGCWDDREFFSVLHGTCSGMYISVFDDEEDEQPQRRGGARQRDEEGYEIGEGGEDDGGGGGGGGRGYFDRGREGKGGGQLDRGRGGDRGGSLILNASGVGRVGGLLVVVGDIEDDRRPAQRRRYDVLPPLAP encoded by the coding sequence ATGGGATTATGGGGCTGGGGttgtggatgttgggatgacagagAATTTTTCAGCGtacttcatggcacatgcagtggcatgTATATCTCtgtttttgatgatgaggaggatgagcagcCACAGAGGCGAGGGGGAGCTAGACAAAGAGATGAGGAGGGATATGAGATAGGAGAGGGAGGtgaagatgatggaggaggtggtggaggaggtgggagAGGTTATTTTGATAGGGGTAGAGAAGGTAAGGGAGGTGGTCaattagatagagggagaggaggagatagaggaggtagTCTCATTCTCAATGCTAGTGGCGTTGGTAGGGTAGGTGGTTTGCTAGTTGTGGTGGGTGATATAGAGGATGATAGGAGACCTGCCCAGAGGAGGAGATATGATGTTCTACCTCCATTAGCACCTTAG